In Hevea brasiliensis isolate MT/VB/25A 57/8 chromosome 13, ASM3005281v1, whole genome shotgun sequence, a single genomic region encodes these proteins:
- the LOC110642946 gene encoding subtilisin-like protease SBT1.8 codes for MNPITPGSMGKLWLFALVLFSTLSLLSATSKQTYIVHMNHNSKPLSHATHHDWYQSLISTSDSILYTYTTAFHGFAAYLDPQEAESLRNKDAVLNVFEDRVYSAQTTRTPQFLGLNSSFGLSDGRRFEEIEHASQDVIIGVIDSGVWAESKSFDDKGMPGIPKRWKGKCMSGKDFNKRLCNKKLIGARYFLRAHEKQVSGSNHVGVISPRDYDGHGTHCASIAAGSPVENVSLFGYAKGTARGVAFRARLASYKVCLGSDNCRGADVLAGMESAISDGVDVLSISLASKPEQHYLDPIAYGALFAMSKRVFVSVAAGNAGPRKSSIVNVAPWVMTVGAGSVDRDFRAYALLGNKQLFKGMSIYNGPRMRSKLVGLVYHRGKNSSSNYCLDGTLEPALVHGKVVICDIGGIGSVEKGLVVRRAGGVGMILVNFVSVKELSAESHLLPTVAVGKKVGDLIKQYEKTDPNPRATLGFDGTVVNVQPSPMVADFSSRGPNPVTPQILKPDIIAPGVNILAAWSEAIGPSSLKLDNRIVKFNVISGTSMACPHVSGIAALMKAAHPNWSPSAIKSAIMTTAYNIDNTNSPIRDVVTGSSSNPWAYGSGYVNPQKALSPGLVYDTSDEEYLKFWCLFLENPNPSCSRKFSDPGELNYPSFSVLFGSNSIVQYSRELTNVGQINSTYKVKVTAPSTVAVTVKPTKLVFKSVGEKQRYTVTFMDKKDKKSNLKAAFGWIVWSNAQYKVSSPVAVTWP; via the exons ATGAACCCAATAACACCGGGTTCCATGGGAAAGCTTTGGTTGTTCGCTCTAGTCCTCTTCTCAACCCTCTCTCTGCTCTCAGCCACCTCCAAGCAAACTTATATTGTTCATATGAATCACAACTCCAAGCCTCTCTCACATGCCACTCACCATGACTGGTATCAATCCTTAATTTCCACCTCTGATTCCATTCTCTACACCTACACCACCGCATTTCATGGCTTCGCTGCTTATCTCGATCCTCAAGAAGCTGAATCTCTTAGGAACAAGGATGCTGTCCTTAATGTGTTTGAAGATAGAGTCTACTCTGCTCAGACCACACGCACCCCACAATTCCTTGGTCTCAACTCCAGCTTCGGCTTGAGTGACGGGCGTCGATTTGAAGAAATTGAACATGCTTCTCAGGATGTCATCATAGGAGTTATTGATTCTGGCGTGTGGGCAGAGTCCAAAAGCTTTGACGACAAGGGGATGCCGGGGATTCCAAAACGATGGAAGGGAAAATGCATGTCTGGTAAGGATTTCAATAAAAGACTCTGCAATAAGAAGCTAATTGGCGCTCGTTATTTCTTAAGAGCACACGAGAAACAAGTATCTGGGTCGAATCATGTTGGTGTTATCTCACCTCGGGACTATGACGGCCATGGAACGCACTGTGCTAGTATAGCTGCAGGGTCACCTGTTGAGAATGTGAGTTTGTTCGGTTATGCGAAGGGCACTGCCCGAGGAGTAGCTTTTCGTGCCCGATTGGCAAGCTATAAGGTCTGTTTAGGAAGCGACAATTGTCGTGGAGCCGATGTTCTAGCGGGGATGGAAAGTGCTATTTCAGATGGTGTTGATGTTCTCTCTATCTCGCTTGCCTCTAAACCAGAACAACATTATCTAGACCCAATTGCTTATGGTGCATTATTCGCAATGAGTAAGAGAGTTTTCGTCAGCGTCGCAGCTGGTAATGCAGGACCTAGAAAATCCTCAATAGTGAACGTAGCTCCATGGGTTATGACGGTTGGTGCCGGGAGTGTAGACAGGGACTTCCGGGCTTATGCTTTGCTTGGTAACAAACAGCTATTCAAAGGTATGTCTATCTACAATGGACCAAGAATGAGGAGTAAGCTAGTGGGGTTGGTTTACCATAGGGGAAAGAATAGTTCGAGCAATTATTGTTTGGATGGTACACTTGAACCAGCGTTGGTGCATGGCAAGGTGGTGATCTGTGATATAGGAGGAATCGGATCTGTAGAGAAAGGTCTAGTGGTGCGCAGGGCAGGAGGTGTTGGGATGATACTAGTAAACTTTGTATCTGTGAAAGAATTATCAGCTGAAAGCCACTTGTTGCCGACTGTGGCAGTGGGGAAGAAGGTAGGTGACTTAATCAAACAGTATGAGAAAACTGATCCTAATCCCAGAGCTACACTTGGCTTTGATGGAACGGTAGTAAACGTACAGCCATCACCAATGGTGGCAGATTTTAGCTCTCGAGGGCCGAATCCGGTGACACCACAGATCTTGAAGCCAGATATTATAGCTCCTGGAGTTAACATCCTGGCTGCATGGTCTGAAGCCATAGGTCCATCTAGCCTGAAGCTAGATAACAGGATCGTCAAGTTCAATGTTATTTCAG GAACATCTATGGCATGTCCACATGTGAGTGGAATAGCTGCATTAATGAAAGCTGCACATCCAAATTGGAGTCCAAGTGCAATCAAATCTGCAATCATGACTACTGCCTACAATATTGATAATACCAACTCCCCAATTCGAGATGTTGTTACCGGTTCATCTTCCAACCCATGGGCGTATGGGTCCGGTTATGTAAACCCACAGAAAGCTCTTTCTCCTGGACTCGTTTATGATACTTCTGACGAAGAATACTTAAAATTCTGGTGTTTATTTCTTGAAAACCCAAATCCCTCTTGTTCAAGAAAATTTAGTGATCCTGGTGAGCTCAATTACCCATCATTTTCAGTATTGTTTGGAAGCAATTCAATTGTCCAATACAGTCGTGAATTGACAAACGTTGGTCAGATCAATTCAACATACAAAGTGAAGGTGACTGCTCCATCAACTGTGGCTGTGACTGTGAAACCAACTAAGCTGGTTTTTAAAAGTGTAGGGGAAAAGCAGAGATATACAGTTACATTTATGGACAAGAAAGATAAAAAGTCTAATCTTAAAGCTGCCTTTGGTTGGATTGTATGGAGTAATGCTCAGTACAAAGTTAGTAGCCCAGTCGCAGTTACATGGCCATGA